One window of Sulfurospirillum sp. 1612 genomic DNA carries:
- the soxC gene encoding sulfite dehydrogenase, with product MKEIKQNKNSSSSTTELVQEVARDLEEIPKESRRNFLKRGFFFSVTAAAALGGVGASKLYAQDHVDPKNLPPNNPQWGLKWGRDVNANPYGVPSKYEKNVVRRMVPWLTADKKASVSFTPWQDLKGIIVPNGLHFTRCHGGVVDINPLEWRLLIHGLVDREVVLTLEDIKRYPSISVIHSFECAANNGMEWRGPGINSLQATHGMLACSEWTGVPLKVILDDIGLKPEAKWMFPEGSDPAGVGRSIPIEKVLDDAMLVYAMNGEALRPEQGYPVRLFLPGWEGVLQIKWLKRLKFDTKSWMVREESTKYTMLEADGHALMYNWSMEANSVITYPCPERDLKGVKKGMIMVQGIAWSGKGTITHVDISTDGGINWKPARFTSLVLPKAVTRFEAEVEWDGKPMMLQSRTTDDTGYTQPTAGQLIAARGKEAVYHRNAIQTWEVKSNGEVNDVQIYS from the coding sequence TTGAAGGAAATCAAACAAAACAAAAATTCTTCTTCCTCTACGACAGAATTAGTACAAGAAGTTGCTAGAGATTTAGAAGAGATTCCTAAAGAGAGCAGAAGAAACTTTTTAAAAAGAGGGTTTTTCTTTTCTGTGACAGCAGCAGCTGCTTTAGGTGGTGTAGGCGCTTCAAAATTGTATGCGCAAGATCACGTAGATCCTAAAAATCTACCACCAAACAACCCTCAATGGGGTCTTAAATGGGGTAGAGATGTAAATGCAAACCCTTACGGCGTTCCATCAAAATATGAGAAAAATGTCGTCAGAAGAATGGTGCCATGGCTTACAGCCGATAAAAAAGCATCAGTCAGCTTTACTCCTTGGCAGGATTTAAAAGGTATCATCGTACCAAATGGTCTACATTTTACACGATGTCATGGTGGTGTTGTCGATATCAATCCATTGGAATGGAGACTTTTGATTCACGGTCTTGTAGATAGAGAAGTTGTTCTTACTCTAGAAGACATCAAAAGATATCCAAGTATTAGTGTGATTCATTCATTTGAATGTGCCGCTAACAATGGTATGGAATGGAGAGGACCAGGAATCAACTCACTTCAAGCAACACACGGAATGCTCGCTTGTTCTGAATGGACCGGGGTTCCTTTGAAAGTCATACTTGATGATATTGGATTGAAACCTGAAGCAAAATGGATGTTCCCTGAGGGATCAGATCCTGCTGGTGTTGGTAGAAGTATTCCAATAGAAAAAGTACTCGATGATGCGATGCTTGTTTACGCCATGAACGGTGAAGCACTCAGACCAGAACAAGGCTATCCCGTCAGATTATTCCTCCCAGGTTGGGAAGGGGTACTTCAAATCAAATGGCTCAAACGATTGAAATTTGATACAAAATCTTGGATGGTTCGAGAAGAGAGTACTAAATACACTATGCTCGAAGCTGATGGTCATGCATTGATGTATAACTGGTCTATGGAAGCCAATTCAGTCATCACATACCCTTGCCCTGAACGTGACTTGAAAGGCGTCAAAAAAGGTATGATTATGGTTCAAGGTATTGCATGGTCAGGAAAAGGAACCATCACACATGTTGACATTTCTACTGATGGTGGTATTAACTGGAAACCAGCAAGATTCACCTCTCTTGTCTTACCGAAAGCGGTCACGAGATTTGAAGCAGAAGTAGAATGGGACGGAAAACCGATGATGCTACAAAGTAGAACAACCGATGATACGGGATATACCCAACCAACTGCGGGACAATTAATCGCAGCACGAGGGAAAGAGGCTGTATATCATAGAAATGCTATCCAAACCTGGGAAGTAAAAAGTAACGGGGAGGTAAACGATGTACAAATCTACTCTTAA
- a CDS encoding c-type cytochrome, protein MYKSTLKMILLASSALLVTSSVYAAKLSYTPADPNHYPYPDITTNKKGQKIGIDGAIILNPVINVKEVYKSQFSGKNFALGKKASAATLKAWNTDVRPDGKGLPDGSMTVAEGAQVFQNKCASCHGDFGEGVDRFPVLAGGIGTLTLHPKTGGDPGPLKTIGSYLPYIAPIYWYIQTAMPLSAPKSLTNSEVYGIIGYILQLNEIQVNGKDIEDDTVIDRKFIKAVHLPNEKGFEYNNLRKPDTHNTRCMKDCIKPSMMTVMHIKTDATQVDPGFGDGRYYFPPKVKKTAAQIGKSVYENTCAGCHGSGIAGAPIFGDKAAWAKISKQGVKTIFANAINGLNAMPPKGGDASLSDDSVKDAVRYMLEKSK, encoded by the coding sequence ATGTACAAATCTACTCTTAAAATGATCTTATTGGCAAGTTCTGCATTATTAGTGACATCATCTGTATATGCAGCAAAATTAAGTTATACGCCAGCTGATCCAAATCACTATCCATATCCTGATATTACGACAAATAAAAAAGGTCAAAAAATCGGTATTGATGGTGCGATTATCTTGAATCCCGTTATTAATGTAAAAGAAGTTTACAAATCACAATTTAGCGGCAAAAATTTTGCGCTGGGCAAAAAAGCTTCAGCAGCGACACTAAAAGCTTGGAATACTGATGTTCGACCAGATGGAAAAGGACTCCCTGATGGGTCTATGACTGTGGCTGAGGGTGCGCAAGTATTTCAAAACAAATGTGCCTCATGTCATGGTGACTTTGGTGAAGGTGTTGATAGATTCCCTGTCTTAGCAGGTGGAATCGGTACCTTAACACTCCATCCAAAAACCGGTGGTGATCCAGGTCCATTGAAAACAATCGGTAGCTACTTGCCATATATTGCACCAATTTATTGGTATATCCAAACAGCGATGCCACTATCAGCTCCTAAATCATTGACTAATAGTGAAGTATATGGAATCATTGGATATATTTTACAACTTAATGAAATCCAAGTAAACGGTAAAGATATTGAAGACGACACTGTCATTGATAGAAAGTTCATCAAAGCAGTACATTTACCTAATGAAAAAGGATTTGAATACAATAATCTTAGAAAGCCAGATACTCACAATACACGTTGTATGAAAGATTGTATCAAACCATCTATGATGACAGTAATGCACATCAAAACCGATGCGACACAAGTCGATCCAGGCTTTGGTGATGGAAGATACTATTTCCCTCCAAAAGTCAAAAAAACAGCGGCACAAATCGGGAAAAGTGTTTATGAAAATACTTGTGCGGGTTGCCATGGTTCAGGTATTGCCGGTGCCCCAATCTTTGGAGACAAAGCGGCTTGGGCAAAAATTTCAAAGCAAGGCGTAAAAACCATATTTGCCAATGCAATTAATGGATTGAATGCCATGCCACCAAAAGGAGGAGATGCATCGCTTAGTGATGACAGCGTAAAAGATGCGGTCAGATATATGCTAGAAAAAAGTAAATAA
- the soxX gene encoding sulfur oxidation c-type cytochrome SoxX, protein MDLIKKIAAVAIVSSLFSTAVFAADQSAMIKEGRKVFVTKKLGNCLACHSVQGDNNIPQTGNLGPKLANLDKYPKEYLFEKIWDPNKTNPVTIMPPMGRNHKISKEQVNALVAYLQATTKTK, encoded by the coding sequence ATGGATTTGATTAAGAAAATCGCAGCAGTTGCAATCGTTTCATCTCTATTTTCAACTGCAGTATTTGCAGCGGATCAGAGTGCAATGATAAAAGAAGGGCGAAAAGTTTTTGTAACAAAAAAATTAGGAAATTGTCTGGCTTGCCATTCCGTTCAAGGTGATAATAATATCCCTCAAACCGGAAACTTAGGACCAAAATTGGCAAACTTGGATAAATATCCAAAAGAATATTTGTTTGAGAAAATTTGGGATCCGAACAAAACAAACCCAGTAACAATTATGCCTCCAATGGGCAGAAATCACAAAATATCAAAAGAGCAAGTTAATGCTCTCGTAGCCTATTTACAAGCTACAACTAAAACAAAATAA
- the soxY gene encoding thiosulfate oxidation carrier protein SoxY, with protein sequence MERRKFIGLGISAVAVAAIQTVSKADLLKTNPKAFDDTTTESALKDLYGTSTTTQNDKVNLKVPDIAENGAAVPVTVSTTIPNVKTMSVIIDGNPRPLAVAWEIPEGTLPEFSTRIKMRKTGKVILVVEDANGKLFSMTKQVKVTVGGCGG encoded by the coding sequence ATGGAAAGAAGAAAATTTATAGGTCTTGGGATCTCAGCTGTAGCAGTGGCTGCAATACAAACCGTCTCTAAGGCAGATTTACTAAAAACAAATCCAAAAGCATTTGATGATACAACAACAGAGAGTGCCTTAAAAGATTTATATGGAACATCAACAACAACACAAAATGACAAAGTGAACCTAAAAGTTCCTGATATTGCTGAAAACGGCGCTGCTGTTCCTGTTACTGTCTCTACTACGATTCCAAATGTGAAAACAATGTCAGTAATCATTGATGGAAATCCTAGACCTTTAGCCGTCGCTTGGGAAATTCCAGAGGGCACACTTCCTGAATTCTCAACAAGAATCAAAATGAGAAAAACAGGTAAAGTGATCTTGGTGGTTGAAGATGCAAACGGTAAACTATTTTCTATGACAAAACAAGTCAAAGTTACTGTGGGTGGTTGTGGCGGTTGA
- the soxZ gene encoding thiosulfate oxidation carrier complex protein SoxZ — protein sequence MGIKAIAKAKNDIATVKLLVKHPMSPGSIAGGKKPPKFITHLTAKAGSRLVYDMYPTSAVSKNPYIKFAYKGAKKGDVITVQWVDNTGASEKADIKLK from the coding sequence ATGGGAATAAAAGCAATAGCAAAAGCAAAAAATGATATAGCAACAGTAAAATTACTTGTAAAACATCCAATGAGTCCAGGATCAATTGCCGGAGGTAAAAAGCCACCGAAATTCATCACACACCTTACAGCAAAAGCGGGTTCAAGATTGGTCTATGATATGTATCCAACATCAGCAGTTTCAAAAAATCCATACATCAAATTTGCTTACAAAGGAGCAAAAAAAGGTGATGTGATTACTGTTCAATGGGTTGATAACACAGGAGCATCAGAAAAAGCAGATATTAAACTAAAATAG